The Buchnera aphidicola (Brevicoryne brassicae) DNA window CTCATAATCCAGATGCAGCTTTATATTTATCAAAAAAAATTGATGAAATTCCTTTAAAAGGAAAAATATATGCAATAATAGGTATGTTTCGCGATAAAGATATTTCAGGCATTGTTTGTCCTTTAAAGAATAAAATTCATTATTGGTATGCAGCACCTTTGAGGAATGTTCGAACTGCTACTATAAATGAATTAAAAAAAGCATTACCTAAAAATAATACATTTTTCTCAGATAGTATTGATACATGTTATAAGGAATTATATAAAATAGTAAAAAAAGAAGATACTATTTTAGTTTTTGGGTCTTTTCTTGCTGTTGCAGAATTTATTTTTTCGAAAAATATAGACAAAAAAATAGGTTTACAAAATGTATGTTTTTTATAGATTATATTATTATATTTACTCTTTTACTTTCTTTTTTGCTTGGATTAATACGTGGTTTTTATAAAGAATTTTTATCTTCTTTTTTTTGGTTTTTTAATTTTTATTTTTTAAATAATTATTATTATTTTAGTTCTTTTTATGAAAATGCTTTACAGGATATTTTTCTTTCAAAAAAAAGTTTAATATTTATGTTAATAATTTTTTTTTTGTTGTTAAAAAACTATTAAATTGTTTTTTAAAGAATATAATTAAAAAAATTGATTTTTTTTATTTTAATATTATTTTAGGAGGTTTTTTTGGAGTTTTTCGTGGTGTAATATTCGTGTTTTTTTTTCTTTTTATTTTTAAAAATCTTAGTATTTCTATTTATAACGATTACATGAAAACTTCTATTTTTATTTTTGTTTTTTTTGATATTATTAATGATTTTTTAGAATTATTTAATAGTTTTTAAAACTAAGCACATTATTTATAATAAAAAAATTATAGTGTGCTTAGTATTACATATATTTAAAGATCTTTAAAAAACACAATAAAATTTTTAATGTTCAAACATTGCTGAAATAGATTCTTCGTTACTAATCCTTCTTATAGCTTCGGCTAACATACCTGATAAAGTTAGTGTACGTACATTAGGTAGTAATTCAATATTTTTTGACAATGGTATTGTATCGCACACTACAACTTCATCAATAACAGAGTTTTTTAAGTTAGTAAAGGCATTTCCAGAAAAGATAGGATGAGTAGCATATGCAAAAACTCTTTTAGCTCCTCTTTCTTTAAGAGCCTCTGCAGCTTTACATAAAGTTCCTCCTGTATCTATCATATCATCTACCAAAATACAATCACGATTTGCTACATCACCAATAATATGCATAATTTGAGAAACATTAGCACGAGGTCTTCTTTTATCTATGATTGCCATGTCAGTATCATAAAGTAATTTAGCAATTGCTCTGGCTCTCACTACTCCACCAATATCAGGTGAAACTACAATTGGATTTTTTAATTCTCTTTGAAGCATGTCTTCTAGAAGAATTAAACTACCAAACACATTATCAACAGGTACATCAAAAAAACCTTGTATTTGTTCTGCATGAAGATCTACCGTTAGTACGCGATCTACTCCAATACTAGATAGAAAATCAGCTACTACTTTTGCTGTTATGGGGACTCGTGCTGATCTTACTCGACGATCTTGACGAGCATATCCGAAATATGGTATTACTGCAGTAATTCTACCAGCTGAAGCTCTTCTTAAAGCATCTACCATCACAACCAGTTCCATTATATTATCATTGGTAGGTGAACAAGTAGATTGAATGATAAAGACATCTCCGCCTCTTACATTTTCATTTATTTGAACACTAATTTCGCCATCACTAAATCGACCTACAGAAGCGTTTCCTAAATTAATATACAGTCGATTGGCAATAAACTTTGCTAGTTTGGGAATAGAATTTCCTGCAAAAAGTTTCATATCGGGCATAAAAAACCTTATTTCTCTATGTGATATTTTCAGTTAATTGTATTTTTTGTTTTTTTGTCAAATTTTAAAAAAATTTGATGTATAAATTCGTATAAAAATTTTTTCTTAATTAAAAAAACATATCTTTTCTTTTGTAAACAATACTATGCAATGGTGAAATATTAACACTTTTTGTTATAAATCCTCGCATATTTTTAGGTAACAAGGAAAAAACTTTTTCAGCGTCTTTTTTATTATTAAATTCAGAAAAAACACAAGATCCAGTACCTGTTATTCTTGAAGGTGCATATGTAGACAACGTTACAATTAATTTTTTTATTGTAATAAATTGTCTTTTTAATATATTTTCAAAATCATTTCTAAAATCTGATTTTAATAATGTTTTGATAGATTTTTTAGGGGATTTTACTATTAAATAAGGGCTTGAAAATATATTTTTTGTTAATATCCGTATGTTAGGATATACAATTAAATACCATTTTTCTTCTTGTCTAATTGGATATAAAATTTCTCCTATTCCCTCACCAATAGATGTTTTTCCCATAATAAAAAAAGGTACATCGGCTCCTATTTCGAGACCGAATAAAGCAAGTTCTTTTAGCGTAAATTGTGTATTCCATAATTTATTTAAAACAACTAAAGTAGTTGCTGCATTAGAAGAACCACCTCCTAATCCACTACCGATTGGTATTATTTTATTTAAAAAAATTTTAGCTCCTAAATTGTAAGACTTTATTTTTTTATATAGTAATGCTTTTTCTTTTAATAATTCAGCAGCATTGATAATAGTATTTTGTATGTTAATAAGAGATTTTTTTTTGGTAAATAATTTAATTTTACCTGTTTTATTAGGAATAATTTTCAATGTATCACTGTAATTGAGAAATTGAAACAATGTTTGTATATAATGATATCCATCTAAACGTCTACCAGTTACGTATAAAAAAAGATTGATTTTTGCAGGAGATGGCCATGTATAAATCATTTTTTTATTTTTCTACTTATTAAAGTATATTCAAATTGGTTTTTATTAAAATTACAATGAAAATATTAAAAATGATATACTAATTTAGTAATGTAGATATTTTAATTTTTTAATGTTTATAAATTATTAAATAAAAAATATATTTTTATATATAAAATATATTAATAATTACATAACATAAATATTAATTAATTTTTTTTTAAAATATTTTAATAAATGGAAAACATTATGAATAATTCTATTTTAAATAAATTAAAATCTTTACGAAATCGTTATCAAGAAATTGAAATTTTACTTACTCAAAAAAATATTATATCAAATCGAGATAAGTTAAAGAGTCTATCTCAAGAGTATTTAAAACTTTCTGAAATTGTGAAATGTTTTATAGAATGGGAAAAATTAGAAACTGATATTAAAAATGTTCATTCTTTATTTAACGATATAGAAATACAAAATTTAGTAGAAGAAGAACTCTTTTTATTTGATAAAAGAAAGAAAGTCTTAGAGAAAAAAATTAACGAATTATTAATTCCTGAAGATCCTAATGATAAACACAGTTGTTTCATTGAAATAAGAGCTGCAACAGGTGGTGATGAATCTTCAATTTTTGCTGGTGAACTATTTAGAATGTATACTAGATATGCTGAATCTTGTTTATGGAAAGTAGAAATCATGAGTACTAGTGAAAGCGAAAAAGGAGGATTTAAAGAAGTAATTGCAAAAATTACAGGAAAAGGAGCTTGTGGTCGTTTAAAATTTGAATCCGGTGGTCATCGTGTTCAAAGAGTACCAGAGACAGAATCACAAGGTAGAATTCATACCTCTACTTGTACTGTTGCTATTATGCCAGTGCAACCAAACACTAAAATCGAAGAAATTAATCCTTCTGACTTAAAAATTGATACTTTTCGTTCTTCTGGAGCTGGAGGACAACATGTGAATACTACTGATTCTGCTATTCGAATTACTCATATTCCTACTGGTCATGTAGTAGAATGTCAAGATGAACGATCACAACATAAAAATAAGGCAAAAGCATTGTCTATTTTATCAGCTCGGGTACATGCAGAAAAAGTAGAAAAAACTCATCAAGAAAATGCTTACATGAGACGACTTTTATTAGGTAGTGGAGAAAGATCAGATAGAAACAGAACATATAATTTTCCTCAAAATAGAATTACAGATCATAGAATTAATCTTACCATATATAAATTAAACGAAGTATTACAAGGAAAATTAGAATTTCTTATTGAACCAATAATTCAAGAATATCAAGCGGATATACTTTCTTCTTTATCTAAAAGTACATTATGAACATTAAAAATTGGTTGAAAAAATCGATTAAAATATTATCTTATCTTGATAATCCTAAATATGAATCTGAGTTTTTACTAAGTTATGTTTCAGGTTATCCTCGTAGTTTTATTTTAACTTCTGATAAAATAAAATTAAGTCAAAAACAATATAAACATTTAAATTCTTTGATTTATCGTAGATCTTTAGGAGAACCTATGGCATATATAACAAAAGAAAAAGAATTCTGGTCTTTATCTTTGTATGTCTCATATGATACTCTTATTCCAAGACCTGATACAGAAGTTTTGGTTGAACAAGTAATATCTAGAATAACACAAAAATCTGCCTCAATTCTTGATTTAGGTACTGGATCTGGAGCTATTGCTTTAGCTTTAGCAAGTACTTGTTCTTCTTGGAATATTATTGGTATTGATAAATCAAATAAAGCTCTTGAAATAGCTCGAATGAATGCACTTAAATTGAATTTAAGAAATGTTTATTTTTTTTTTAGTGATTGGTTTTCACATATAAATAAAAAGTTTAATATTATTGTAAGTAATCCACCATATATCAGCATAAAAGAATTAAAATTTTTAAAAAAAGACATTTTTTTTGAGCCTTTTGATGCTCTTATATCAAAAAATAATGGACTATCAGATATTGAAAATATTATAAAAAAAGCAAGTAATTACCTTTTTTCTGAAGGTTGGTTGTTAATAGAACATGGATGGAGGCAAAAATTGAAAGTACAAAGTTTGTTTAAAAAATATAATTTTTTTAATATTAAATCTTATAAAGATTATGGAGGTAATGATCGTGTTACAATTGGTCAAAAATATAATAAATAAATATGTTACAGTTTTTTTAGATGTTTTTTTAAAAGTGAAAAAATACTATCTTTATAATAATAAAAAACAATATTATACATTATTAAAAAATATATATATAATTGTATAATAACTTATAAAATTTAAATTTTTAATTTTTTTAAAAATATTACGATTATTAAAAATATGAAATCTCTTTCTAACATTGATTTTTCTAAATTATCACTTTTTGAATCTATTATTACTGCTTCTCAAATTATTCGAGAAGACTTTCCTACAAATTCTGTTATATCTGAATTAAAAATTAGAATAAAAGAAGCTGAAGCTTATATTTCATCTGAATGCAAACCAAATAGAAAATTAGAAAAATTATTAGAATTATTTTACAATCATTGGAACTTTGGTGGTGCTAGTGGTATTTATAAACTTTCAGATACACTTTGGATTGACAATGTACTAAAAACACGTCAAGGTACCGCAGTGTCTTTAGGAATTTTATTATTGCATATTGCACAAGAATTAAAATTACCTTTAAATCCTGTTATATTTCCTACTCAACTTATTTTAAGAGCAGATTGGATTAACAAAAAAAAATGGCTAATTAACCCTTTTAATGGTGATATGTTAGATCAACATACATTAGAAGTTTGGCTAAAAGGTAATATCAGTCCTACAGCAGAATTATATGAAAATGATTTATATAAAGCTGAATCCATAAGTGTTATTCGTAAAATGTTAGATACATTAAAATCTGCTTTAATGGAAGAAAAAAAAATGGAGTTAGCATTAAATGTGACTAATTTACTATTAAAAATTGATCCCAATGATCCATATGAAATCCGTGATAGAGGATTGATATATGCACAATTAGAATGTAATCATGTTGCTTTGACTGATTTAATTTATTTTGTAGAACATTGCCCCGAAGATCCAATTAGTGAAATTATCAAAGTCCAAATTCATTCTATTGAACAAAAAAAAATTATATTACATTAAATGTTTTATTTTTTTATAATGAAATTGGTTTATTTCTTTTATGAAAGGTTCTTAAATATAAATTTTCAATAATTTTTTTACTATAAGAATCTATTTTTTTTCCTTCTAAATAAGAATCAATTTCATTATATGTTACACCTAAAACAGATTCATCTTCTCTCTGTGGGTTTTCATCTTCAAGATCTGCTGTTGGTTTTTTTAAATATAGGTGACTAGGACATCCTAGTATTTTTAATAAAGATTTACCTTGTCGTTTATTTAATGTAGCAATGAGATTAATATCTGTTCCATTGTCTCCATGTTTTGTAAAAAAACCACTAATAATTTCTGATGCATTTCCTGTTCCTACTACAAGACCATTTTTTACAGCAGCAACACTATACTGTACTTTCATTCTTTCTCTTGATTTTTCATTTCCTTTTATATGATCTGAAATAATAATACCAGATTTTTTTAATGATTTTTCAGAGCTTAAAACTGCATTTTTTATGTTTATATTAAATACTTGATCTGGACGTATAAAATTAATTGCATCTTTGCAATCTTTTTCATCTTTTTGAATACCGTATGGTAATCGTAATGCAATTAATTGATAGTTGATATCCTTTGTTTCATTTCTTAATTCTTCAACAGTTATTTGACATAGTTTCCCAGTTAATGTAGAGTCTTGTCCTCCACTAATAGCAATTATTAAAGATTTTAAATAAAGATTATTAAGCAAATATTTTTTTAAAAAATTAATACGATGTTTGATTTCTATTTCTGGTATAATTACTGATTTTACTTTTAATAGATTGATAATTTTTTTTTGAAGATTCATATTATTTTCCTAATTTCATAGGTATAAAAAATTAATTATATTGTTATTAATTTAAATTAATGAATTTTTGTCTGAACAAAATATCATCGTATTATAAAAAATGGATAAAAAAATTGAAAAATTTGATTTTTGTATTAAACTGTGGCAGTTCTTCTGTAAAATTTGCAATATTAAATCCTGA harbors:
- a CDS encoding ribose-phosphate pyrophosphokinase, producing the protein MPDMKLFAGNSIPKLAKFIANRLYINLGNASVGRFSDGEISVQINENVRGGDVFIIQSTCSPTNDNIMELVVMVDALRRASAGRITAVIPYFGYARQDRRVRSARVPITAKVVADFLSSIGVDRVLTVDLHAEQIQGFFDVPVDNVFGSLILLEDMLQRELKNPIVVSPDIGGVVRARAIAKLLYDTDMAIIDKRRPRANVSQIMHIIGDVANRDCILVDDMIDTGGTLCKAAEALKERGAKRVFAYATHPIFSGNAFTNLKNSVIDEVVVCDTIPLSKNIELLPNVRTLTLSGMLAEAIRRISNEESISAMFEH
- the ispE gene encoding 4-(cytidine 5'-diphospho)-2-C-methyl-D-erythritol kinase gives rise to the protein MIYTWPSPAKINLFLYVTGRRLDGYHYIQTLFQFLNYSDTLKIIPNKTGKIKLFTKKKSLINIQNTIINAAELLKEKALLYKKIKSYNLGAKIFLNKIIPIGSGLGGGSSNAATTLVVLNKLWNTQFTLKELALFGLEIGADVPFFIMGKTSIGEGIGEILYPIRQEEKWYLIVYPNIRILTKNIFSSPYLIVKSPKKSIKTLLKSDFRNDFENILKRQFITIKKLIVTLSTYAPSRITGTGSCVFSEFNNKKDAEKVFSLLPKNMRGFITKSVNISPLHSIVYKRKDMFF
- the prfA gene encoding peptide chain release factor 1, with translation MNNSILNKLKSLRNRYQEIEILLTQKNIISNRDKLKSLSQEYLKLSEIVKCFIEWEKLETDIKNVHSLFNDIEIQNLVEEELFLFDKRKKVLEKKINELLIPEDPNDKHSCFIEIRAATGGDESSIFAGELFRMYTRYAESCLWKVEIMSTSESEKGGFKEVIAKITGKGACGRLKFESGGHRVQRVPETESQGRIHTSTCTVAIMPVQPNTKIEEINPSDLKIDTFRSSGAGGQHVNTTDSAIRITHIPTGHVVECQDERSQHKNKAKALSILSARVHAEKVEKTHQENAYMRRLLLGSGERSDRNRTYNFPQNRITDHRINLTIYKLNEVLQGKLEFLIEPIIQEYQADILSSLSKSTL
- the prmC gene encoding peptide chain release factor N(5)-glutamine methyltransferase; the protein is MNIKNWLKKSIKILSYLDNPKYESEFLLSYVSGYPRSFILTSDKIKLSQKQYKHLNSLIYRRSLGEPMAYITKEKEFWSLSLYVSYDTLIPRPDTEVLVEQVISRITQKSASILDLGTGSGAIALALASTCSSWNIIGIDKSNKALEIARMNALKLNLRNVYFFFSDWFSHINKKFNIIVSNPPYISIKELKFLKKDIFFEPFDALISKNNGLSDIENIIKKASNYLFSEGWLLIEHGWRQKLKVQSLFKKYNFFNIKSYKDYGGNDRVTIGQKYNK
- the sirB1 gene encoding invasion regulator SirB1; the protein is MKSLSNIDFSKLSLFESIITASQIIREDFPTNSVISELKIRIKEAEAYISSECKPNRKLEKLLELFYNHWNFGGASGIYKLSDTLWIDNVLKTRQGTAVSLGILLLHIAQELKLPLNPVIFPTQLILRADWINKKKWLINPFNGDMLDQHTLEVWLKGNISPTAELYENDLYKAESISVIRKMLDTLKSALMEEKKMELALNVTNLLLKIDPNDPYEIRDRGLIYAQLECNHVALTDLIYFVEHCPEDPISEIIKVQIHSIEQKKIILH
- the nadE gene encoding ammonia-dependent NAD(+) synthetase; protein product: MNLQKKIINLLKVKSVIIPEIEIKHRINFLKKYLLNNLYLKSLIIAISGGQDSTLTGKLCQITVEELRNETKDINYQLIALRLPYGIQKDEKDCKDAINFIRPDQVFNINIKNAVLSSEKSLKKSGIIISDHIKGNEKSRERMKVQYSVAAVKNGLVVGTGNASEIISGFFTKHGDNGTDINLIATLNKRQGKSLLKILGCPSHLYLKKPTADLEDENPQREDESVLGVTYNEIDSYLEGKKIDSYSKKIIENLYLRTFHKRNKPISL